Proteins from a genomic interval of Drosophila melanogaster chromosome 2R:
- the CG33137 gene encoding uncharacterized protein: MYDIFQLSEPNIVYKLKNIECSTVPGFSANASCHIRAINWNKAVAEMDVYLLRPLYNITIRFQILKKDYSNKFQPFLVDVVINMCDALSRRSFIPYGLIILKIARTFSNFNHSCPYRGHLMARGAYLNESYLPNVFPLGFYKFNITIMENYITPPSAHVGGIIWYVQAMHAIQPKKKTNRDRGFSGGQQREQN, from the exons ATGTATGACATTTTCCAGCTAAGTGAACCCAACATCGTCTACAAACTGAAAAATATCGAGTGCTCCACAGTGCCTGGATTCTCCGCGAATGCTTCGTGTCATATAAGAGCAATAAATTGGAACAAGGCGGTGGCTGAAATGGATGTTTATCTGCTGAGGCCTTTGTACAATATAACA ATTCGATTTCAGATCCTCAAGAAGGACTACAGCAACAAGTTTCAGCCGTTCCTCGTAGACGTCGTGATAAACATGTGCGATGCATTATCCAGGCGTAGCTTTATACCATATGGCTTGATCATCCTGAAAATTGCCAGGACGTTCTCGAACTTTAATCACTCCTGTCCATATCGCGGCCATTTGATGGCACGCGGCGCCTACTTGAACGAATCCTACTTGCCCAACGTTTTTCCCCTAGGTTTCTACAAATTCAACATTACGATCATGGAAAACTACATAACTCCACCGAGCGCACATGTTGGGGGTATTATCTGGTACGTTCAGGCCATGCACGCAATCCAgccgaaaaagaaaaccaacagAGACCGGGGTTTTTCCGGGGGCCAACAAAGAGAGCAGAACTAA
- the Spt-I gene encoding serine palmitoyltransferase subunit I, isoform A, giving the protein MVAIQLFNEIGSIFRNTPTFALVLETLLLITVIWLLLHRRGGGRRRQLTKEEEDRIIADYEPEPLVADTDPNHPLLHTRVVQSRVGKRIQVDGHDCLNLGSHNYLGFLEDQEILEEACKSLRKYGVGSCGPRGFYGTMDVHLDLEDRIAKFMGLEEAIVYSYGFSTVASAIPAYAKRGDLIFVDEAVNFAIQKGLDASRSTIVFFKHNDVEDLERLLIEQEKRDQKNPKKAAKTRRFLVAEGIYMNTGEICPLPDLVALRQKYKLRLFIDESISFGTLGQGGHGVTEHFNVDRDEVDLISAGMEGSMATVGGFCVGSHFIAEHQRLSGLGYIFSASLPPMLTQAAISALDRFEREPQIFEQLQAKSKTLHQKFLRFSKLTLRGDEVSPVKHLYLAQPAENFDKELKLLTELADKCIARGVAVVQAAYLQNRERQPVRPSIRIAVNRLLESSEIDNAFEVIESVSSSVL; this is encoded by the exons ATGGTGGCCATCCAATTGTTCAACGAAATCGGCAGTATTTTCCGAAAC ACCCCCACGTTTGCTCTCGTCTTGGAGACCCTACTGCTCATAACCGTGATTTGGTTGCTGCTCCACAGACGAGGAGGAGGTCGTCGCCGACAGCTGACCAAGGAGGAGGAAGACCGAATAATCGCCGACTATGAACCAGAGCCCTTGGTGGCCGACACCGATCCCAATCATCCCCTGCTGCACACCCGCGTTGTGCAGTCCAGGGTGGGCAAGCGCATCCAGGTCGATGGACACGACTGCCTAAATCTTGGCTCTCACAACTATCTTGGCTTCCTCGAGGACCAGGAGATACTGGAGGAGGCCTGCAAGTCGCTGCGCAAGTACGGAGTTGGATCTTGCGGACCTCGGGGCTTCTACGGCACTATGGACGTGCATCTGGACCTGGAGGATCGTATTGCCAAGTTCATGGGCCTGGAGGAGGCCATTGTCTATTCCTACGGCTTCTCGACCGTGGCCAGTGCCATTCCGGCGTATGCCAAACGTGGCGACCTTATCTTTGT GGATGAGGCTGTCAACTTTGCCATTCAGAAGGGTCTGGATGCTTCACGAAGCACAATCGTTTTCTTTAAGCACAATGACGTTGAGGATCTAGAACGTCTGCTGATTGAGCAAGAAAAACGAGACCAGAAAAATCCGAAAAAGGCGGCTAAGACACGTCGCTTCCTCGTCGCCGAGGGTATCTATATGAATACGGGCGAGATTTGCCCACTTCCCGACCTGGTGGCCTTGCGTCAGAAGTACAAGCTGCGTTTGTTCATCGACGAAAGCATCTCCTTTGGCACATTGGGCCAGGGTGGTCACGGAGTTACGGAGCACTTTAATGTCGAT CGTGATGAAGTCGATCTGATATCGGCCGGCATGGAGGGTTCGATGGCAACAGTCGGTGGCTTCTGTGTTGGCTCGCACTTCATAGCCGAGCACCAGCGCCTCTCTGGCTTGGGCTACATCTTCTCGGCCTCGCTGCCGCCCATGCTCACCCAGGCGGCTATTTCAGCGTTGGATCGTTTCGAACGAGAACCACAAATCTTCGAGCAGCTGCAGGCAAAGTCTAAGACGTTGCACCAGAAGTTTTTGCGATTCAGCAAGCTAACCCTGCGCGGCGATGAGGTGTCACCAGTGAAGCACTTGTATCTTGCCCAGCCCGCCGAGAACTTTGACAAGGAACTGAAACTTCTAACAGAGCTGGCTGATAAG TGCATTGCTCGTGGAGTGGCTGTGGTACAGGCTGCCTACCTGCAGAACAGGGAACGCCAACCAGTCCGTCCCAGCATTCGCATTGCTGTCAACCGTTTGCTGGAGAGTTCGGAAATAGACAATGCGTTTGAGGTCATCGAGAGTGTTTCCAGCTCCGTCCTATAA
- the AGBE gene encoding 1,4-Alpha-Glucan branching enzyme yields the protein MAEAKDIEKLFETDGYLRPFEHEIRRRHGVLEDWLNKINQSEGGLDGFSTAYKHYGLHFQPDNSVIAREWAPGARDVYLTGDFNNWHWESHPFKKLDFGKWELHLPPNEDGSPAIKHLSEIKIIIRNHSGQLLDRLSPWAKYVVQPPKSANQGVNYKQYVWEPPSYERYQRQHPGPPRPKSLRIYECHVGIASQEPRVGSYDEFADRIVPRIKRQGYNCIQVMAIMEHAYYASFGYQVTSFYAASSRYGNPEQLKRMIDVAHSHGLFVLLDVVHSHASKNVQDGLNQFDGTNSCFFHDGARGEHSLWDSRLFNYVEYEVLRFLLSNLRWWHDEYNFDGYRFDGVTSMLYHSRGIGEGFSGDYNEYFGLNVDTDALNYLGLANHLLHTIDSRIITIAEDVSGMPTLCRPVSEGGIGFDYRLGMAIPDKWIELLKEQSDDEWDMGNLVHTLTNRRWMENTVAYAESHDQALVGDKTIAFWLMDKEMYTHMSTLSDSSVIIDRGLALHKMIRLITHALGGEAYLNFMGNEFGHPEWLDFPRVGNNDSYHYARRQWNLVDDDLLKYKYLNEFDRAMNEAEERYGWLHSGPAWVSWKHEGDKIIAFERAGLVFVFNFHPQQSFTGYRVGTNWAGTYQAVLSSDDPLFGGHNRIDANCKHPSNPEGYAGRSNFIEVYTPSRTAVVYARVSD from the exons ATGGCCGAGGCTAAGGACATCGAGAAGCTGTTCGAGACGGACGGCTACTTGCGGCCGTTTGAGCATGAGATCCGTCGCCG TCATGGCGTGCTCGAGGATTGGCTGAATAAGATAAACCAAAGCGAGGGCGGACTGGATGGCTTTTCGACGGCTTACAAGCACTACGGACTTCACTTCCAGCCGGATAATTCGGTGATTGCCCGCGAGTGGGCACCTGGAGCCAGAGATGTCTATCTCACGGGTGACTTCA ACAACTGGCACTGGGAATCGCATCCATTTAAAAAGCTCGACTTTGGCAAGTGGGAGCTACACCTGCCCCCCAACGAGGACGGCAGTCCGGCCATCAAGCACTTGAGCGAAATTAAGATTATAATTCGCAACCATTCCGGTCAATTGCTGGACCGCCTGTCGCCCTGGGCCAAGTACGTGGTGCAGCCGCCCAAGTCGGCCAATCAGGGGGTCAACTACAAGCAGTACGTGTGGGAGCCACCGTCCTACGAGCGCTACCAACGCCAGCATCCGGGTCCGCCAAGACCCAAGTCGCTCAGGATCTACGAGTGCCACGTGGGTATCGCCTCCCAGGAGCCGCGGGTCGGCAGCTACGACGAGTTCGCCGATCGCATCGTGCCGCGCATCAAGCGTCAGGGCTATAATTGCATCCAGGTTATGGCCATCATGGAGCACGCCTACTACGCCAGTTTTGGCTATCAAGTGACCAGCTTCTATGCGGCCTCCAGCCGTTATGGCAACCCGGAGCAGCTGAAGCGCATGATCGACGTGGCACACTCGCACGGCCTGTTCGTTCTGCTCGATGTGGTCCACTCGCATGCCTCCAAGAACGTTCAGGACGGTCTGAACCAGTTCGATGGCACCAACAGTTGCTTCTTCCACGACGGAGCCCGTGGCGAGCACTCGCTGTGGGACAGTCGTCTCTTCAACTACGTGGAGTACGAGGTGCTGCGTTTCTTGCTATCCAACCTGCGTTGGTGGCACGACGAGTACAACTTCGATGGCTATCGCTTCGACGGAGTGACCTCTATGCTATACCATTCCCGTGGCATTGGGGAGGGCTTCAGCGGCGATTACAACGAGTACTTTGGCCTGAATGTCGACACGGATGCCCTCAATTATCTGGGACTGGCCAATCATCTGCTGCACACCATAGATTCGAGGATTATCACCATTGCAGAG GATGTTTCTGGAATGCCTACCTTGTGTCGCCCCGTATCAGAGGGTGGTATCGGTTTCGACTACCGCTTGGGTATGGCCATCCCAGACAAGTGGATCGAACTGCTGAAGGAGCAGAGTGACGATGAGTGGGACATGGGCAACTTGGTGCACACGCTGACCAACCGTCGCTGGATGGAGAACACAGTGGCCTACGCAGAGTCCCACGATCAAGCGCTAGTGGGCGACAAGACGATCGCCTTCTGGCTGATGGACAAGGAGATGTATACGCACATGTCGACGTTGTCGGACTCCTCAGTGATCATCGACCGAGGACTGGCGCTGCACAAGATGATTCGTCTGATCACGCACGCCCTGGGAGGCGAGGCGTACCTGAACTTTATGGGCAACGAGTTCGGACATCCAGAATGGCTGGACTTCCCACGCGTTGGCAACAACGATTCGTATCACTATGCTCGCCGGCAATGGAATCTTGTGGACGACGATCTGCTGAAGTACAAGTACCTCAACGAATTCGATCGAGCCATGAATGAGGCCGAGGAGCGCTACGGCTGGCTGCATTCCGGACCCGCTTGGGTCAGCTGGAAGCACGAGGGCGACAAGATAATCGCTTTCGAGCGTGCCGGCCTGGTGTTCGTTTTCAACTTCCATCCACAGCAGAGTTTCACCGGATACCGTGTGGGCACCAACTGGGCGGGCACCTACCAGGCGGTGCTCTCCTCAGACGATCCTCTCTTCGGCGGCCACAACCGCATCGATGCCAACTGCAAACATCCCTCCAATCCGGAGGGCTACGCCGGGCGCTCCAATTTCATTGAGGTCTACACACCATCACGCACAGCCGTGGTTTATGCCCGCGTCAGTGACTAG
- the CG17724 gene encoding uncharacterized protein, isoform B, with protein MFKRPYNTTPSNNNRTQNTITNPSPNSNSNPNQNQNRIQSQINNTTQDDSQRRQVEAYRIYYEEIVVKQANARARLGDSSTRCSNSITSRNTSSSGRGSSFVDKFADFVTHSSRTSPMPNPPAQSHVPPTTRNATNAILPPKTNSSSSSSGGNSSSSGATSNNASTVVSSSASNGLKPAAKKTPVILLAARGAAKQPQLSILNGNTKAGTGNASGGGGGVTLVRVNATNRNQRQVIVAPEATPVEHQQPVVEEEMLAEDDELDEDMDEDAVALSGLSSSTAQILRKFRIPKGTAVTAKSGENYLAMPTPTPSPPGVVNLVSSGVEASGYIENDDDIIEELNEDDLVEEIIDEEPSQEQPELQETTTANGLDLSSTNNATATTTGTAMLLAPQPPPLQLQTVASNGTVTCFNLPANTILLQSPDGSIIAATQVPHPSKAGQQQLIALPGNVALATEQASQSQATSAPQATQTLILTADGTAIPILATNPQQQQQQQQQQQQQQQQQQAAAAAAAQLFAA; from the coding sequence ATGTTCAAGAGGCCATACAACACCACaccaagcaacaacaacagaaccCAGAACACCATCACCAATCCAAGTCCGAACTCGAATTCGAatccgaatcagaatcagaatcggaTTCAGAGTCAGATCAATAACACCACACAAGATGATTCGCAACGCCGGCAAGTGGAAGCGTATCGCATTTACTACGAAGAAATCGTCGTCAAGCAGGCTAATGCCCGTGCTCGTCTTGGCGACAGCAGCACAcgttgcagcaacagcatcaccAGCCGCAATACCAGCAGCAGTGGCCGCGGCAGCAGTTTCGTCGACAAGTTCGCTGACTTTGTGACCCACTCGAGCCGAACTTCTCCCATGCCCAATCCCCCTGCCCAGTCCCATGTGCCGCCAACCACAAGAAATGCGACTAATGCAATCCTTCCTcccaaaacaaacagcagcagcagcagcagcggcggcaacagcagcagcagcggagcCACTAGCAACAATGCATCCACCGTGGTGAGCAGCAGTGCGAGCAATGGCCTCAAGCCGGCGGCCAAGAAGACACCAGTCATTCTGCTGGCCGCTCGTGGTGCCGCCAAGCAGCCGCAGCTCAGCATTCTTAATGGCAACACCAAGGCCGGAACCGGAAATGCAagcggaggcggcggcggtgtTACATTGGTGCGCGTCAATGCAACCAATCGCAATCAGCGCCAAGTTATCGTCGCTCCGGAGGCAACACCTGTGGAACACCAGCAGCCAGTGGTCGAGGAGGAGATGTTGGCCGAGGACGATGAGCTCGACGAGGACATGGATGAGGATGCAGTTGCCCTGTCCGGGCTCTCCTCCTCGACTGCCCAGATCCTGCGAAAGTTCCGCATACCCAAGGGGACGGCCGTGACGGCCAAGTCGGGGGAGAACTACCTGGCCATGCCGACACCAACACCCTCGCCGCCGGGTGTCGTCAATTTGGTTAGCTCCGGCGTTGAGGCTTCCGGCTACATAGAGAACGACGACGACATCATCGAGGAGCTCAACGAGGACGACCTGGTCGAGGAGATCATCGACGAGGAGCCCAGTCAGGAGCAGCCGGAGTTGCAAGAGACGACGACCGCCAATGGCCTAGATCTGAGCAGCACGAACAATGCGACTGCCACAACGACTGGCACCGCCATGCTGCTGGCCCCACAACCGCCTCCGCTTCAGCTGCAGACTGTGGCCTCCAACGGCACCGTGACCTGCTTCAACCTGCCGGCCAACACCATCCTGCTGCAGTCGCCCGATGGCAGCATAATCGCCGCCACCCAGGTGCCGCATCCCAGCAAGGCGGGTCAGCAGCAGCTGATTGCGTTGCCGGGCAACGTGGCCCTGGCCACCGAACAGGCGTCGCAGTCTCAAGCCACATCGGCTCCACAGGCCACGCAGACCCTGATCCTGACCGCCGACGGCACGGCCATTCCCATCCTGGCCACAAAtccccaacagcagcagcagcagcagcagcaacagcagcagcagcaacaacagcaacaggctgccgctgctgctgctgctcagtTGTTCGCCGCGTAG
- the CG17724 gene encoding uncharacterized protein, isoform E — protein MFKRPYNTTPSNNNRTQNTITNPSPNSNSNPNQNQNRIQSQINNTTQDDSQRRQVEAYRIYYEEIVVKQANARARLGDSSTRCSNSITSRNTSSSGRGSSFVDKFADFVTHSSRTSPMPNPPAQSHVPPTTRNATNAILPPKTNSSSSSSGGNSSSSGATSNNASTVVSSSASNGLKPAAKKTPVILLAARGAAKQPQLSILNGNTKAGTGNASGGGGGVTLVRVNATNRNQRQVIVAPEATPVEHQQPVVEEEMLAEDDELDEDMDEDAVALSGLSSSTAQILRKFRIPKGTAVTAKSGENYLAMPTPTPSPPGVVNLVSSGVEASGYIENDDDIIEELNEDDLVEEIIDEEPSQEQPELQETTTANGLDLSSTNNATATTTGTAMLLAPQPPPLQLQTVASNGTVTCFNLPANTILLQSPDGSIIAATQVPHPSKAGQQQLIALPGNVALATEQASQSQATSAPQATQTLILTADGTAIPILATNPQQQQQQQQQQQQQQQQQQAAAAAAAQLFAAXGLMGGQMGRFLNSATIMPTTYFF, from the coding sequence ATGTTCAAGAGGCCATACAACACCACaccaagcaacaacaacagaaccCAGAACACCATCACCAATCCAAGTCCGAACTCGAATTCGAatccgaatcagaatcagaatcggaTTCAGAGTCAGATCAATAACACCACACAAGATGATTCGCAACGCCGGCAAGTGGAAGCGTATCGCATTTACTACGAAGAAATCGTCGTCAAGCAGGCTAATGCCCGTGCTCGTCTTGGCGACAGCAGCACAcgttgcagcaacagcatcaccAGCCGCAATACCAGCAGCAGTGGCCGCGGCAGCAGTTTCGTCGACAAGTTCGCTGACTTTGTGACCCACTCGAGCCGAACTTCTCCCATGCCCAATCCCCCTGCCCAGTCCCATGTGCCGCCAACCACAAGAAATGCGACTAATGCAATCCTTCCTcccaaaacaaacagcagcagcagcagcagcggcggcaacagcagcagcagcggagcCACTAGCAACAATGCATCCACCGTGGTGAGCAGCAGTGCGAGCAATGGCCTCAAGCCGGCGGCCAAGAAGACACCAGTCATTCTGCTGGCCGCTCGTGGTGCCGCCAAGCAGCCGCAGCTCAGCATTCTTAATGGCAACACCAAGGCCGGAACCGGAAATGCAagcggaggcggcggcggtgtTACATTGGTGCGCGTCAATGCAACCAATCGCAATCAGCGCCAAGTTATCGTCGCTCCGGAGGCAACACCTGTGGAACACCAGCAGCCAGTGGTCGAGGAGGAGATGTTGGCCGAGGACGATGAGCTCGACGAGGACATGGATGAGGATGCAGTTGCCCTGTCCGGGCTCTCCTCCTCGACTGCCCAGATCCTGCGAAAGTTCCGCATACCCAAGGGGACGGCCGTGACGGCCAAGTCGGGGGAGAACTACCTGGCCATGCCGACACCAACACCCTCGCCGCCGGGTGTCGTCAATTTGGTTAGCTCCGGCGTTGAGGCTTCCGGCTACATAGAGAACGACGACGACATCATCGAGGAGCTCAACGAGGACGACCTGGTCGAGGAGATCATCGACGAGGAGCCCAGTCAGGAGCAGCCGGAGTTGCAAGAGACGACGACCGCCAATGGCCTAGATCTGAGCAGCACGAACAATGCGACTGCCACAACGACTGGCACCGCCATGCTGCTGGCCCCACAACCGCCTCCGCTTCAGCTGCAGACTGTGGCCTCCAACGGCACCGTGACCTGCTTCAACCTGCCGGCCAACACCATCCTGCTGCAGTCGCCCGATGGCAGCATAATCGCCGCCACCCAGGTGCCGCATCCCAGCAAGGCGGGTCAGCAGCAGCTGATTGCGTTGCCGGGCAACGTGGCCCTGGCCACCGAACAGGCGTCGCAGTCTCAAGCCACATCGGCTCCACAGGCCACGCAGACCCTGATCCTGACCGCCGACGGCACGGCCATTCCCATCCTGGCCACAAAtccccaacagcagcagcagcagcagcagcaacagcagcagcagcaacaacagcaacaggctgccgctgctgctgctgctcagtTGTTCGCCGCGTAGGGTCTAATGGGTGGCCAAATGGGTCGATTTTTGAACAGTGCCACCATAATGCCGACCACATACTTCTTTTAG